One window from the genome of Betaproteobacteria bacterium encodes:
- a CDS encoding nucleotidyltransferase domain-containing protein codes for MITAEQIDAAVRTLAAAAQPERIVLFGSYARNEAREDSDLDLLVIERDVDDRAREMVRLRRLLRPLRIPVDVLVFSTADVARWGNQPGSALYWALREGKVVHG; via the coding sequence ATGATCACCGCTGAACAAATCGACGCCGCAGTGCGCACCTTGGCTGCGGCCGCGCAGCCCGAGCGCATAGTCCTGTTCGGCTCCTACGCACGCAACGAGGCGCGCGAAGACTCCGATCTGGACCTGCTCGTCATCGAGCGGGACGTCGACGACCGTGCCCGGGAGATGGTGCGACTTCGACGCCTCCTCAGGCCGTTGCGCATACCTGTCGATGTGCTCGTCTTTTCGACCGCGGACGTCGCGCGCTGGGGTAATCAGCCCGGCAGCGCCCTCTACTGGGCGCTGCGGGAGGGCAAAGTCGTTCATGGATGA